A stretch of DNA from Arctopsyche grandis isolate Sample6627 chromosome 6, ASM5162203v2, whole genome shotgun sequence:
GTCAtccaaaatatcaatgtgaAAAGGAATTTCAAGCAAAAGTATAATTTTAagcaaaatatcaaataaaagcaAAATATCAAATCGATTTGACGATCGGAAGTGGTACCTTGTCTAATGGAAATCAAATTAGAAATTAAACAAAGATAAGCCGGTTCGAGCGTACAACTGTCAAGGTCTAGCGTGCTCGCATCTGGCCCTAGCACGTATGTATATCAGCATTatgatataaacattttatcatttattatataatctattagtgaagtaaaaatatatatgatagaTATAGAacctataatgtaaattttgagagggaaaaaactaaaatatatatatatatatatatatatatatatatatatatatatatatatatatatatatatatatatatatatatatatctcagaaacggtggctcttaaaaaaaaagtattgatacattttttatagataattttatgatctacaatttttgtctgaggtaattttatgataaaacttaccgttttgctgaaaatcgcgaaaaacccatatcatttataattatgttttgaacaattttactcactttcagcttgttgtgaatttatgtaTCCTTGAATGTCTAAATTGACCGGACTAGATGCTAGCTTAAAGCATATAATCCATACTCATATATTGGATATTTAAAAAACTATAACTGAAAGTCTATTATACACTGatttatacaatgtatgtatattctgtgACCCAAGAAAATTTGGCCTGCGAACACCAATTTAATTGGTAGTTGGAAAATGTTTGTCTTCAAATTTCCGCACTTGAATCTCATAATTCGCTCACTATCGatgtacttaaaaatatttttcataaccAACAAAACACAAGTCAAACAACACAAAGCTGTTGAATCAACAATCGACAAAATGTCCTCGGCTGCTGGCAAATTCATAGCCCGTTTCATAAGAGGCTATGAAATCCTTTTTACAGCAATGAAAATGATTCCTCATTATGATAACTCCTTTCTTATCAATCTCCGGGATCAATTCATTTGATgcctaaaaaatatttaaaaaataatattttatttaggtCTTATTACCTACATAGCATATtacaagaaataaataaattatataaaggtAAAATAACTAAATTGAGCGATGAAATTATTATAGTCTAATACCATACCGACTACCCACCTGTATCATAGAGATGTCACTGCGATGACCGATATTTTTTTGCTACTAGAGTCTGTACCAATGagaaattgttcatttttacaagcctcttattgGCTTGTTAGGGATTATAAAATGGACCTACCAACATTTTCTCatccgttcattgttcattacACAGATAATCAGCATGAGATCTCATTGCATCTGCCACACCTACATAGgttcgaataaaaatatatttcgaattTTTGGCAACAAGAATCAGAGGACTTCAGTGGATTCGATATCATGCGAATGGTTAGagttgtttattgtgtttttgagtgtatcgtgcaatttttaccgatgcttgcccatcttgcgagtaatataaacaaacagagaagtttttattggACATAGGttgagcaccaagcgtcaaatacgactgatgctaaaattatttagatctgtccgtggacagaatgtcacttgacaacaatataacacctaaagccacttctattaatattacatttctctggtttgtcatgcataaaataatacacCTAATCGAATATTGTAATGATATTCGTATTTTTTCAAcgtttttacatttaataatttgatGGTCAGATAAAACCAATATTAGATTGGTTGACCACATTACTTTAAAAGTAGTTTCGTAGAAGCAAATTAGTCGTTCTATTTTAAAGTATTAGGATAAAATCCATCACAAGATCAAACAGAAGTTCATCAAAacaatagattaattaattaccgTTCGCATTTACTGCAGCCAAAATCAACCGACCTTAAGATTGTAAACAAACATGATTGTTTAATGGGTTTACCTTTAACCCATTTGTCGATTAGCAGATAATATCAAAAATCTCTCGGCCGCTGCGACGTATATATCAGGTCCTTATGCTTGTTAGTTTGTTCTCTAATGTCATTAATGAGAAAGACAAAGATAAAAACACCGTTTCAGAtccatgtacataaatttgtgTATTGGTGAACCACTCTCGTTGCAAACATGAACTGAGCAGATAGGTCTGTTTCACAGTGcggttaaaatgaaaattttaataaaacaaaatgaaaaataaatcaaatacgaaTAATTGCCATCACTGATGCAGTCTATTTTCCAGAATCTAAAATCTATTGTAtatcatatctaaaaataaattaaattcagcacaattattattgtattatcagGTGCTATTGTTGCATATTATCAAGAGAtagatatcaaaaataaattatagaattctatgtatacgatttttttctacatattcaagtataaaatataattttgaaaactttTCTGAAACTGTATGGGGATATAAGGATAAAATAGCCGTTAAACAATTAagagattttaaaaatattttaataaaaatttctaaatataataataacaaaaaaaatacagctCATAAAGCAACACAACCAACGGTGTATAAATATATCTGATAATAtcggaaaatacatatgtttaatagcTCAGTTGTAATtagtttacaatttaaattgataatCATTGGTAACATTTACTTAACTCATGAGTTAATAACATTAAAATGAAACCCCttatagaaatatatacatacatatgtacgggtctacctcacaacaccgaaagtgaaaaggtcgaaatagcaaatatcggaaggcaaagatcgaaaatccagatcaaaaaaaaaagggttcattgtaaacggtactatgtatatataatatatatgagtggcatgcggtgaaattatctctctttttttgtcatacagccttgtttaatgtgtgcgcgcgcaggatacgggaggaaaagcctgttcctcttattcctgttgtatcctactctcgcaaattaagtgaggatgtacgacggggggagagagacttttcccgcacgccactgatatatatactaaccttttttcatatgtatgcatggtaaacgaacattttcaactttttcacggtcaccccatatgtacatatgtatatacatataataaaaaaaaacttaataaaagtttatacgcacatatgtattatataaactagtttgtaatatatgtatatcacaatcAACAAAGCATGCAACATATGCATATTACATTGAAATAAATGgtcaaaaatgtatacatacatatgcatacatatgtagtgaatgaaaatttttatgaagtcttatgaaataaataaactatgtagGATCTACAAGATCATCGCAAGCCAACCCAATATAAAACAAGTTCCCCCAATCGGTGCAAGTCTTCTAAAACGACGATCACCAGTAAACGCCGTATAGTAGCAAGAACCACAGAACATTACAATTCCTAGCGACAACAGTGTACCGCtctaaaacaaatacatacatttaatttccATATACAATACGATATgcaagattatattatattatacttacaatAACTGGTTTTCTGCACATTGGCACGCCGAGTAATGCTACACTATGTATGAAGTGGAATTTATTAGCCGTCTCATAAATACGTTTCATCTCTTCCTTGTTCTCCTCTGGGTATGCCTTATGAGCGCCATACGCCCCAAGGACTACGGCAGATGCCCCCATCAATCCGGCGATTCTTACGAAAGGTCCGGATGCTTTGGCCAATTTGTGCAACGgttcataattataaatttgaaccgTAGACGGCATCTCCATATTAGACTTAGATCCGATTAAAccctgaaataaaataaaataaatttatatatactacGGTTATAGCTTTAAGAAACAagcattttattgttttttgttaATGAACTGTATAGAAATGCATCGTTGCATTTGTGATTATG
This window harbors:
- the LOC143912904 gene encoding transmembrane protein 256 homolog, translating into MGYLADSVNYVIFTNPVSTGLGQIIKKTGLIGSKSNMEMPSTVQIYNYEPLHKLAKASGPFVRIAGLMGASAVVLGAYGAHKAYPEENKEEMKRIYETANKFHFIHSVALLGVPMCRKPVISGTLLSLGIVMFCGSCYYTAFTGDRRFRRLAPIGGTCFILGWLAMIL